The Tepidibacillus fermentans genome includes a region encoding these proteins:
- a CDS encoding 5' nucleotidase, NT5C type — MEREFTLGIDIDGTVTDPFTFIPHLNQYFKQNFKMEDITTYDILKIYHITEEEYEKWHSKYGASVYQNAPLAKDAKEVLLDLQKNYRLIYITARSEEYREPTMKWFESNQIPFDRVVMTGNAFKCDQAIKYQVDLFLEDHYDAARTMGQKLQIPILLFDTPYNQGQLPNNVIRIHSWKEAKRIIDQYAQNKRLRKNP; from the coding sequence ATGGAGAGAGAATTTACCCTTGGGATCGATATAGATGGAACAGTTACAGATCCATTTACTTTCATCCCCCATTTAAATCAGTATTTTAAGCAAAATTTTAAAATGGAAGATATAACGACCTACGATATTTTAAAGATTTATCATATCACAGAGGAAGAATACGAAAAATGGCATTCAAAATATGGTGCAAGTGTATATCAAAACGCACCATTAGCAAAAGATGCAAAAGAAGTTCTTCTTGACTTACAAAAGAATTATCGTTTGATCTATATTACAGCACGTTCAGAAGAGTATCGTGAACCAACGATGAAATGGTTCGAGAGCAATCAAATCCCTTTTGATCGTGTAGTTATGACAGGAAATGCATTTAAATGCGACCAAGCCATTAAATACCAAGTTGACCTTTTTCTCGAAGATCATTATGATGCGGCTCGAACAATGGGGCAAAAACTTCAAATTCCGATCCTTTTGTTTGATACACCATATAATCAAGGACAATTACCCAATAATGTAATTCGTATTCATTCTTGGAAAGAAGCAAAAAGAATCATTGATCAATATGCCCAAAATAAAAGGTTACGGAAGAACCCGTAA
- the sspK gene encoding small acid-soluble spore protein K: MRNKAHDFPGPRKLENPRAKTTALRPNGTINTDPKGKLKDNR; this comes from the coding sequence ATGAGAAATAAAGCGCACGACTTTCCTGGACCCAGAAAGTTAGAAAATCCAAGAGCAAAAACGACTGCATTACGTCCAAACGGCACTATTAATACGGATCCTAAAGGGAAATTAAAAGATAATCGTTAA
- the mnmH gene encoding tRNA 2-selenouridine(34) synthase MnmH, which produces MFTDVKYKEIENDPKYLLIDVRSEGEFVEASIPGAINIPLFNNEERAKVGTVYKQKGPNYARELGLEIVSPKIPSLMKQVRESLKERQYPLFFCWRGGMRSKSMATFYGLVYEGSYRLEGGYRSYREYILGRIPFMTIDVPTFVLHGMTGVGKTQLLYRLKERGFTILDLEGLAGHRGSAFGAIGINPVNQKMFDSKLYEALKEIQKADAVILEAESKRIGKIIIPDHIMDAKEKGQHILVHASIDTRISRILEDYQPEQYKESFVAAIDRIERKLPTDVRPLIRQSLEMNDFYTVAKLLLQHYYDPRYQYATDQYNGPFFEVYSDDLNNAVDSISQFILERINQLQTIS; this is translated from the coding sequence GTGTTTACTGATGTTAAATATAAAGAGATTGAAAATGATCCTAAATATCTTCTTATTGATGTTCGATCAGAAGGAGAATTTGTGGAAGCATCTATACCAGGGGCCATTAATATTCCATTATTTAACAATGAAGAAAGAGCAAAGGTTGGAACAGTATATAAACAAAAAGGCCCAAACTACGCTAGGGAATTGGGATTAGAAATTGTATCACCAAAAATCCCCTCTCTCATGAAACAAGTCAGAGAATCTTTAAAGGAAAGGCAATATCCGTTATTTTTTTGTTGGCGTGGTGGAATGAGAAGTAAATCCATGGCAACTTTTTATGGTTTAGTTTATGAGGGTAGCTACCGCTTAGAAGGTGGATATCGTTCATATCGTGAGTATATTCTTGGAAGAATTCCATTTATGACAATTGATGTTCCTACATTTGTTTTACATGGAATGACAGGAGTAGGAAAAACGCAACTTTTATATCGATTAAAAGAGAGAGGTTTTACCATTTTAGATTTAGAAGGGCTTGCCGGACATCGTGGTTCCGCTTTTGGTGCGATTGGAATCAATCCCGTGAATCAAAAAATGTTCGACTCTAAATTATATGAAGCTTTAAAAGAAATCCAAAAAGCGGATGCTGTTATCCTTGAGGCTGAAAGTAAACGAATTGGGAAAATTATCATACCTGATCATATCATGGATGCAAAAGAAAAAGGGCAACATATTCTTGTTCATGCATCGATTGATACAAGAATAAGCAGGATTTTAGAAGATTATCAACCTGAACAATATAAAGAATCATTCGTGGCAGCGATTGACCGAATTGAACGAAAATTGCCTACTGATGTTCGACCCCTTATTCGTCAATCACTTGAGATGAATGATTTTTATACGGTCGCAAAATTGCTTTTACAACACTATTATGACCCACGATACCAATACGCAACTGATCAGTATAATGGACCATTTTTTGAAGTCTATAGTGATGATTTAAATAATGCTGTAGACTCAATCAGCCAATTTATTCTAGAACGAATTAACCAACTTCAAACGATCTCATAA
- a CDS encoding S8 family peptidase, which translates to MRLILRITAITYLLFILTIHYTTPNQRIIKQQNQKVSDRVEKKAENQYIAQDTHLTRQIMFQQLVTDLKMQLKTNQNQAIENIQKQYPNVHFLHTYKEQMLSFQSFMDRNLIKVKQSPIYFQNGKPFTNLDIPIRQGARISHYVFKIDEELPSHIHVKQQSRMYTVTHLQNHKWETIPTQYQPRKKLSLDIEQNLPDLKPNAETKGISHYIQNEVLIKFKKIPNQKELQLFLNQYQLQLKKKQDHTMIVYCPTRSTKKLITILEKDSRIEYVEPHFIYLTNELDKKPSQNRQSFIPNDRLYLDYQWNLPNIDTEQGWNFTKGNKDIIVAVVDTGVDLNHPEFQGKLVKGYNVINPNRLPMDDDGHGTHVAGIISANTNNGQGIAGITWYNKIMPIKVLDQSGAGTLFDVAQGIIWATDHGADVINLSLGNYAESKYLHDAIRYAFSKNVVLIAATGNDNTDQLGYPAAYPEVIGVSAVDPNQQRAEFSNYGDDVDVVAPGVNIASTYPNNRYAALSGTSMASPHVAALAALIKSDNPMLTNREIISIITKTATDLGMRGKDPYFGYGEINIGKAVNLSNQLKQKQEKAYDTHRKRTLPKKENFFQRLLHFFRS; encoded by the coding sequence ATGCGCTTAATATTAAGAATTACAGCGATTACTTACCTTCTTTTTATCTTAACCATTCACTATACAACTCCAAATCAAAGAATCATAAAACAGCAAAATCAAAAGGTATCTGATCGTGTTGAGAAAAAGGCAGAAAATCAATATATCGCTCAAGATACACACTTAACAAGGCAGATCATGTTTCAGCAATTGGTTACCGATTTGAAAATGCAGTTAAAAACTAATCAAAATCAGGCAATTGAAAACATTCAAAAACAATATCCTAATGTTCACTTTCTACACACTTATAAAGAGCAGATGCTTTCTTTTCAGTCTTTCATGGATCGAAACTTGATAAAGGTGAAGCAATCACCAATTTATTTTCAAAATGGAAAACCTTTTACGAATTTAGATATCCCCATCCGTCAAGGTGCTAGAATCAGCCATTATGTCTTTAAGATTGATGAAGAACTTCCTTCTCATATTCATGTGAAACAACAATCGAGGATGTATACTGTAACCCATCTTCAAAATCATAAATGGGAAACGATACCGACACAGTATCAACCAAGAAAAAAATTAAGTTTAGATATCGAACAAAATCTCCCCGATCTTAAACCAAATGCCGAAACCAAAGGAATCAGTCATTATATTCAAAATGAAGTCCTGATTAAATTTAAAAAAATACCGAATCAGAAAGAACTACAGCTCTTCTTAAATCAATACCAATTGCAACTAAAGAAAAAGCAGGATCACACAATGATTGTCTATTGTCCAACAAGAAGTACGAAAAAATTAATCACCATCCTCGAAAAAGATTCAAGAATAGAATATGTGGAACCGCATTTTATTTATCTGACGAATGAATTAGATAAAAAACCTTCACAAAATCGTCAATCTTTTATTCCAAATGATCGATTATATTTGGATTATCAATGGAACTTACCAAACATCGATACAGAACAAGGTTGGAATTTTACCAAAGGTAACAAGGACATCATCGTTGCTGTTGTTGATACAGGGGTTGATCTTAATCATCCTGAATTTCAAGGCAAATTAGTGAAAGGCTATAATGTAATAAATCCCAACCGTTTACCAATGGATGACGATGGTCATGGTACACATGTGGCAGGAATTATTTCAGCCAATACCAATAATGGACAAGGAATTGCTGGAATTACTTGGTATAATAAAATCATGCCGATTAAGGTATTAGATCAATCAGGCGCAGGAACTTTATTTGATGTTGCTCAAGGAATTATTTGGGCTACCGATCATGGTGCTGATGTAATTAATCTTAGTCTTGGTAATTATGCGGAGTCCAAATACTTACACGATGCGATTCGTTATGCCTTTTCGAAAAACGTTGTGTTAATTGCAGCTACAGGCAATGACAATACGGATCAATTGGGTTATCCTGCTGCTTATCCAGAAGTAATCGGTGTCTCAGCAGTTGATCCAAATCAACAACGAGCAGAGTTTTCAAATTATGGTGATGATGTCGATGTCGTTGCCCCTGGGGTCAATATAGCAAGTACTTATCCAAACAATCGATATGCAGCTTTATCGGGTACATCAATGGCTAGTCCACATGTTGCCGCCCTAGCTGCTTTAATTAAATCTGATAATCCAATGCTTACGAATCGAGAAATTATCAGTATCATTACAAAAACGGCAACGGATTTAGGAATGCGGGGAAAAGATCCATATTTTGGGTATGGAGAAATCAACATTGGGAAAGCTGTTAATTTATCTAACCAATTGAAACAAAAACAAGAAAAAGCATATGACACTCATAGAAAAAGAACATTACCAAAAAAGGAAAATTTCTTTCAGAGATTATTACATTTTTTTAGAAGTTAG
- the pdo gene encoding protein disulfide oxidoreductase — MFSEQMKGKTHIRFFSSKSGCDYCEDTQEILEELAALTDKIDLQILDKDQNTEEVSRYQVDKFPAIVFVKEDGTDTGVRFYGIPSGYEFSTLIEDIIDIANNKTGLSQSTIDQLKNITQDVTISVFVTPTUPYCPRAVRVAHHMAMVNPHIRGEMIEAMEFPELSSRHNVMGVPKTVINDGAAEQEGAVPEEVILQKILASIK; from the coding sequence ATGTTTAGCGAACAAATGAAGGGTAAGACCCATATCCGTTTCTTTAGCTCAAAAAGTGGCTGTGATTATTGCGAAGACACACAAGAAATCTTAGAGGAACTTGCTGCACTTACTGATAAAATTGACTTACAAATTCTCGACAAAGACCAAAACACTGAAGAAGTAAGTCGTTATCAAGTTGACAAGTTTCCTGCTATTGTTTTTGTTAAAGAAGACGGTACGGATACTGGGGTACGCTTCTATGGAATTCCTTCAGGTTACGAGTTTAGTACACTTATTGAGGATATCATTGATATTGCCAATAATAAAACAGGTTTATCTCAGTCTACGATTGACCAATTAAAGAATATTACTCAGGACGTTACCATTTCTGTTTTCGTAACCCCTACCTGACCATACTGCCCTCGCGCAGTTCGCGTGGCTCATCATATGGCTATGGTCAACCCACATATACGTGGTGAAATGATTGAAGCTATGGAATTCCCAGAATTATCGAGTAGACATAACGTAATGGGTGTTCCAAAGACTGTGATTAATGATGGTGCAGCTGAACAAGAAGGAGCTGTTCCAGAAGAAGTCATTCTGCAAAAAATTCTTGCTTCAATTAAATAA
- a CDS encoding NifB/NifX family molybdenum-iron cluster-binding protein gives MKVAVAVLPNGKVNTHFGRANKLALATIENGQITKWEEVAVPFAETHGNHDHHHDHDHEHHHHAPGHHEGIKNWLVDHEVDMVLLDHAGPGMQKVMSETDIKIVVGAKGNAKEAVQALIDQGFAK, from the coding sequence GTGAAAGTAGCTGTTGCGGTATTACCGAATGGAAAGGTCAATACGCATTTTGGAAGAGCTAACAAATTAGCACTAGCAACCATTGAAAATGGGCAAATTACCAAATGGGAAGAGGTTGCTGTTCCATTTGCGGAAACACATGGTAACCATGATCACCATCACGATCACGATCATGAACATCATCACCATGCACCAGGTCATCATGAAGGTATTAAGAATTGGTTAGTGGATCATGAAGTAGATATGGTCCTTTTAGATCATGCTGGCCCAGGAATGCAAAAGGTAATGAGTGAGACAGATATTAAGATTGTTGTTGGTGCAAAAGGGAATGCAAAGGAAGCTGTTCAAGCTCTAATTGATCAAGGATTTGCCAAGTAA
- a CDS encoding 4Fe-4S dicluster domain-containing protein, producing the protein MEGDEIMAQPLKKVNVDDLQYLTRFVSDKESHLVIKDHNICKTKCKEKYCTFFCPAQVYKWEGERMFVGFEGCHECGSCRIGCPYDNIEWKYPKGGLGVVFRLA; encoded by the coding sequence ATGGAAGGTGATGAAATAATGGCTCAACCGCTAAAGAAAGTAAATGTCGATGATCTTCAGTACCTGACTCGATTTGTATCAGATAAAGAATCTCATCTTGTGATTAAAGATCACAATATCTGTAAAACGAAATGTAAAGAAAAATACTGCACATTCTTCTGCCCAGCGCAAGTATATAAATGGGAAGGAGAAAGAATGTTTGTCGGTTTTGAAGGATGCCATGAATGTGGTAGCTGCCGAATCGGCTGTCCATATGATAATATTGAATGGAAATATCCTAAAGGCGGTTTAGGGGTCGTATTTCGACTTGCATAA
- a CDS encoding FAD-dependent oxidoreductase produces MAEKFDVIVVGAGPAGSSAAYTLAKAGLNVIMFERGEYPGAKNVMGGVMYRHQLQEIIPDFIEQGAPFERPIVEQRFWMLDEQSVFQAGYKGLEWAEAPYNNFTVLRAKFDQWFAGKAVEQGALLINETVVTEAIVEDGKVIGVRTDRPDGDVYADIVILADGVNSLLAKQLGFHKELRPDEVALAVMQVINLPSEKIEERFNLEPNQGATIEIFGDSTKGLLGTSFIYTNKESISIGVGTLLSGLMKHQLRPYELLETLKQHPMVRKLIEGGEPKEYLAHLIPEGGYHSIPKLVGHGVMVVGDAAQLVNGIHREGSNLAMASGRLAAETAILAKQVGDYSENMLDTYRMKLMKSFIGQDLKKYKDAAHTLDRHPQYFKEFIPMINRAASEIFTVDGASKWEKQKRILGMVQERGTVNTIRDLYRVWKVMK; encoded by the coding sequence ATGGCTGAGAAATTTGATGTGATTGTTGTCGGTGCCGGTCCTGCTGGCTCTTCAGCTGCTTATACTTTGGCAAAAGCGGGACTTAATGTCATTATGTTTGAACGTGGGGAATACCCAGGTGCTAAGAACGTCATGGGTGGTGTGATGTATCGCCATCAATTACAAGAAATTATTCCAGACTTCATCGAGCAGGGAGCACCATTTGAACGACCAATCGTTGAACAACGGTTTTGGATGCTTGATGAGCAATCCGTATTCCAGGCTGGTTATAAGGGATTGGAGTGGGCAGAAGCCCCTTACAATAACTTTACCGTACTACGGGCTAAATTTGATCAATGGTTTGCAGGAAAAGCAGTAGAACAAGGTGCACTACTCATCAATGAAACGGTTGTGACGGAAGCAATTGTCGAAGATGGTAAAGTGATTGGTGTTCGGACAGATCGACCAGATGGAGATGTGTATGCAGATATCGTTATTTTGGCTGACGGTGTCAACTCCTTATTAGCGAAGCAACTAGGGTTTCATAAAGAATTAAGACCGGATGAAGTGGCACTTGCTGTCATGCAGGTTATTAATCTTCCTTCTGAGAAAATTGAAGAACGCTTTAACTTAGAACCGAACCAAGGTGCAACGATCGAAATTTTCGGTGATTCAACAAAGGGGCTTCTTGGTACTTCCTTTATTTATACGAATAAGGAAAGCATCAGTATCGGTGTTGGAACATTGTTATCTGGACTCATGAAACATCAATTGCGTCCTTACGAATTACTCGAAACATTGAAACAACATCCAATGGTGCGCAAATTGATTGAAGGCGGAGAGCCAAAAGAATACCTAGCACACTTAATTCCTGAAGGTGGTTATCATTCGATTCCAAAATTAGTAGGTCATGGTGTGATGGTTGTTGGCGATGCGGCACAACTTGTGAATGGTATCCATAGAGAAGGTTCCAACTTAGCGATGGCTTCTGGTCGATTGGCTGCAGAAACAGCAATCTTAGCGAAACAAGTGGGAGACTATTCTGAAAATATGTTAGATACGTACCGAATGAAGTTAATGAAAAGCTTCATTGGTCAAGACTTGAAGAAATACAAAGATGCTGCTCATACACTTGATCGTCATCCACAGTACTTCAAAGAATTCATACCTATGATCAATCGTGCTGCTAGTGAAATTTTCACTGTAGATGGTGCTTCTAAGTGGGAGAAACAAAAGAGAATCTTAGGTATGGTTCAAGAAAGAGGGACTGTGAATACCATTCGTGACCTATACCGAGTATGGAAGGTGATGAAATAA
- a CDS encoding electron transfer flavoprotein subunit alpha → MAVSISTLCISCGACVDTCPHEALFLGDTKAEVIPDKCVECGECIEVCPTNAITLPEGVKPAAASEPVVEPKEQKIETKAEVDEKPAQVAQVIEKPAVKLPESEYQGVWIYIEQRNGKIAPVSLELLGEGRKLADKLGVELAGVLLGNNVRHLTKTLYEHGADTVYLMDDPVLDQYRSEAYQVGVVDFVRKYKPEILLFGATAIGRDLASTVATELGTGLTADTTRLDIDMQNRLLEASRPAMGGNIMATILCKVQRPQMASVRPKVFKAIQPIAGRTGNLIEEKINVKEADLRTKVISVALDVSDKIRLSDADIIVAGGKGLQDEKGFRLVHELAEVLGAAVGASRDAVEAGWASHSQQVGQTGTTVAPKLYFAIGISGAVQHTVGMENSEIVVAINKDPNAQIFEKCTYAIVGDAFEIVPKFIEEFKKLKQGGERKHG, encoded by the coding sequence ATGGCTGTATCTATCTCAACTCTTTGTATTTCTTGTGGTGCTTGTGTTGATACTTGCCCGCATGAGGCTCTTTTCTTAGGGGATACGAAAGCAGAAGTCATTCCTGATAAATGTGTAGAATGCGGAGAGTGCATTGAAGTTTGTCCTACAAATGCCATTACCTTACCTGAGGGAGTAAAACCAGCTGCTGCATCAGAACCAGTCGTTGAACCTAAGGAACAAAAAATAGAAACAAAAGCAGAAGTGGATGAAAAACCAGCTCAAGTAGCTCAGGTGATTGAGAAACCAGCTGTGAAACTACCAGAATCTGAGTATCAGGGTGTTTGGATTTATATCGAACAACGAAATGGGAAAATTGCTCCTGTATCTCTTGAATTGCTAGGAGAAGGTAGAAAACTAGCAGATAAATTAGGTGTAGAATTAGCAGGTGTATTACTAGGAAATAATGTTCGACACCTTACCAAAACATTATATGAGCATGGAGCCGATACAGTATATCTAATGGATGATCCAGTATTAGATCAGTATCGTTCAGAAGCTTACCAAGTCGGTGTTGTAGATTTCGTTCGAAAATATAAACCAGAAATTCTCTTATTTGGTGCAACTGCAATCGGTCGTGACCTAGCAAGTACAGTTGCAACTGAATTAGGGACAGGGTTAACAGCAGATACAACACGTCTTGATATTGATATGCAAAATCGTTTACTTGAAGCTTCCCGTCCAGCAATGGGTGGTAACATCATGGCAACCATTCTATGTAAAGTTCAGAGACCACAAATGGCATCTGTTCGTCCTAAGGTGTTTAAAGCAATTCAACCAATAGCAGGACGTACAGGTAACCTGATCGAGGAAAAAATTAATGTAAAAGAAGCAGATTTAAGAACAAAAGTGATTAGTGTTGCTCTTGACGTTAGTGATAAAATTCGCCTTTCTGATGCTGATATCATCGTTGCTGGTGGTAAAGGGTTACAAGATGAGAAAGGCTTCAGACTTGTTCATGAACTAGCTGAGGTATTAGGTGCAGCTGTTGGAGCTAGTCGCGACGCTGTAGAAGCTGGTTGGGCTAGTCACTCACAACAAGTTGGACAGACGGGAACAACAGTAGCTCCAAAGTTATATTTTGCAATTGGTATTTCAGGAGCTGTGCAACATACGGTTGGTATGGAAAACTCTGAAATCGTAGTAGCCATTAATAAAGATCCAAATGCACAGATCTTTGAAAAGTGTACATATGCGATTGTAGGGGATGCATTCGAGATTGTTCCTAAGTTCATTGAAGAGTTTAAGAAATTAAAGCAGGGTGGGGAGAGAAAACATGGCTGA
- a CDS encoding electron transfer flavoprotein subunit beta/FixA family protein, with translation MHYVVFVKQVPDTSVVKLDPVTNTLDRSSAPSIINPYDAHAVEEAVRLKQKYGGKVTVISMGPPMAVSTIKKCIELGADEGYLISDRAFAGSDTLATSYALTQALKKVMEKEPVDLIFAGKQAIDGDTAQVGPGVARRLGIPVLTQVDQIESFSVNDRTIRVQRKIEDGHEIVESKLPCLLTVEKEINELTYSPLPNMIRAAKYQPIVWTTNDIEVDRNQLGLKGSPTVVGKIFAPPKQSGGERIEGTADEKVAKVIDKLLNVHGLFAKEGV, from the coding sequence ATGCATTATGTCGTATTTGTTAAGCAAGTTCCTGACACCAGTGTCGTTAAATTGGATCCTGTGACAAATACACTTGATCGCAGTAGTGCTCCATCAATTATTAACCCTTACGATGCACATGCAGTTGAAGAAGCAGTACGATTGAAACAAAAATACGGTGGTAAAGTGACAGTCATTTCCATGGGACCTCCTATGGCCGTCAGTACCATTAAGAAATGTATCGAATTAGGTGCAGATGAAGGTTACCTTATTTCGGACCGTGCATTTGCAGGATCAGATACATTAGCGACTAGTTATGCATTAACTCAAGCTCTAAAAAAAGTAATGGAAAAAGAACCAGTTGACCTAATTTTTGCTGGTAAGCAAGCTATTGACGGGGATACTGCACAGGTAGGGCCTGGAGTGGCAAGAAGATTAGGGATTCCTGTGTTAACCCAAGTGGATCAGATTGAGAGTTTTTCAGTCAATGACCGTACCATTCGTGTTCAGCGTAAAATTGAAGATGGGCACGAAATTGTTGAATCAAAATTACCTTGTTTATTAACGGTTGAAAAAGAGATCAATGAGTTAACCTATTCTCCTTTGCCGAATATGATTCGAGCTGCAAAATATCAGCCGATCGTTTGGACAACAAACGATATTGAAGTTGATCGAAATCAATTAGGATTAAAAGGCTCCCCAACAGTTGTTGGTAAGATTTTCGCTCCACCTAAGCAATCGGGAGGAGAGAGAATCGAAGGAACTGCGGATGAAAAAGTAGCAAAAGTCATAGATAAACTATTAAACGTTCATGGTTTGTTTGCTAAGGAAGGAGTGTAG
- a CDS encoding LysM peptidoglycan-binding domain-containing protein, whose product MKFRKTGFLLLIFSIFFSSTVFARMLVFDNIELETEIMQPFEPTMIDYQVSNGDTLYSIGKKYNIDWKKIVELNPGIDPLALVIGSTIKIPNQQEVLNATALNETQNLEQESQTSVYEIKRGDTLWEIAQKYRITVDAILRMNPNVKANALAIGSTIKLPKNDVATMSSVSRSQRKILGFYTLTAYTAGPESTGKRPGDPGYGITASGARAKEGVTVAVDPRVIPIGSRIYIEGMGYRIAQDTGGAIKGNKIDVYFENVDDALEFGVKRNVRVEIFE is encoded by the coding sequence ATGAAATTTCGAAAGACAGGATTTTTGTTACTTATTTTCTCTATCTTTTTTAGTTCTACTGTTTTTGCTAGAATGCTAGTATTTGATAATATTGAGCTGGAGACAGAAATCATGCAACCTTTCGAACCAACAATGATTGATTACCAAGTAAGTAATGGAGATACCTTATATTCAATTGGTAAAAAATACAATATCGATTGGAAAAAAATTGTAGAGTTAAACCCAGGTATTGATCCTTTAGCTCTTGTAATAGGTAGTACGATCAAAATTCCTAACCAGCAAGAAGTGTTAAATGCCACAGCTTTAAATGAAACGCAAAACCTTGAACAAGAGTCACAAACCAGTGTTTATGAAATTAAAAGGGGTGATACCTTATGGGAGATTGCCCAAAAATACCGTATAACCGTAGACGCTATTCTTCGTATGAATCCTAATGTAAAAGCAAACGCTCTTGCTATTGGATCAACAATAAAATTACCGAAAAATGACGTTGCAACAATGAGTTCAGTAAGTCGATCTCAAAGAAAAATATTAGGATTCTATACTCTAACCGCCTATACTGCTGGACCAGAATCTACAGGGAAACGACCAGGTGATCCAGGTTACGGTATCACTGCTTCTGGAGCAAGGGCAAAAGAGGGAGTAACGGTTGCAGTTGACCCACGAGTGATTCCGATTGGTTCAAGGATCTATATTGAGGGAATGGGCTATCGAATTGCACAAGATACAGGTGGGGCAATTAAGGGAAATAAAATTGACGTCTATTTTGAAAATGTAGATGACGCATTAGAATTTGGGGTCAAAAGAAATGTTCGAGTCGAGATTTTTGAATAA
- a CDS encoding DUF3905 domain-containing protein, which produces MNKKEKKEFAKKAMEAKDTPLDHWSKDVDPAIMAGDEWVDKKNDFGHATTENKELHKGINAQSGTFMHPVHDVSYGKD; this is translated from the coding sequence ATGAACAAAAAGGAAAAAAAAGAATTTGCTAAAAAAGCTATGGAGGCCAAAGATACTCCTCTTGATCATTGGAGCAAGGATGTAGATCCTGCAATTATGGCTGGAGATGAATGGGTAGACAAAAAAAATGATTTTGGTCATGCAACAACTGAGAATAAGGAATTGCATAAAGGAATTAATGCACAAAGCGGAACATTTATGCACCCCGTTCATGACGTTTCTTATGGCAAGGATTAA
- a CDS encoding spore coat protein CotJB translates to MNRPMDLLLKYQEIEFAAAEVRLYLDTHPFDQRAQCDFKRYTYQMMMMRPQLERIFGPLTHEYSQENPARWVEEPWPWELIY, encoded by the coding sequence GTGAATAGACCAATGGACTTATTACTCAAATATCAAGAGATAGAGTTCGCTGCAGCTGAAGTAAGGCTCTATCTAGATACCCATCCATTTGATCAAAGAGCTCAATGTGATTTCAAACGGTACACTTACCAAATGATGATGATGCGACCTCAACTTGAGCGTATATTTGGTCCATTGACCCATGAATATTCACAAGAAAATCCAGCCCGCTGGGTCGAAGAACCATGGCCATGGGAATTAATCTATTAG
- a CDS encoding spore coat associated protein CotJA produces MLRRRPYPPIPIPPVKRIPLPPQDYTKQFPLDKALMKGTLFKWLYDPYVKRFF; encoded by the coding sequence ATGTTGAGAAGAAGACCCTACCCTCCTATTCCCATACCACCAGTGAAAAGAATACCCCTGCCTCCTCAAGATTACACAAAACAATTCCCACTAGATAAAGCTCTTATGAAAGGGACATTATTTAAATGGTTGTATGATCCATACGTAAAACGATTTTTTTAA